The Syntrophotalea acetylenivorans genome contains the following window.
GGGCGTTTGACTCTCAATCCTTTTAAGCATATCGATCCTTTTGGTCTGGTGGTGCTGTTTCTGGTTGGTTTCGGTTGGGCGCGACCGGTGCCGGTCAATGTCCTCAACTTCAAACGTCCCCGCCAGGACATGGTTTGGGTCGCTTTGGCCGGGCCGGTTACCAACTTGATCCTGGCTGGACTCTCTGCACTGTTTTTACGGTTGTTACTGCTAATGCCCCTTGGTGCATCGCAACCGGGGGGATTCGTTTCTTCTCTGGCAGAACCGCTCATTTTGATGGCGGGGTTCAGTCTGTACATTAACTTGTTGCTTGCCGCACTCAACTTGCTGCCGGTTCCTCCCCTCGATGGTGGTCGAGTGATTAGCGGGGTGCTTCCCGAGGCTCAAGCCAGGTGGCTGGCGCGGATTGAACCTTTCGGGTTCTTTATTTTAATCCTGTTGGTCTTCGTCACGCCCCTGTGGGACAAGGCACTGCTGCCCGCGGTCTCTTTTGCTGCTCATTGGTTGGCCGGTCCGCAGGCTGCAGCTATTCAACACTTTGTTCCTTTGGCCGGTTCCTGATGGGGCAGCTATGCCTTACCAGATAGATATAGATACTTTTAAAGGGCCTCTCGATCTTTTACTCCATCTCATTCAGAAACATGAGATGGATATTTATGATATTCCCATTGCCGAAATTACCGCCCAATACCTGGCGACAATCGAGGTTATGAAAAGCCTGAACCTTGATCTGGCTGGCGAGTTTCTGGTGATGGCGGCCACCCTGCTTCATATCAAGTCAAAAATGCTCTTGCCCCGGGATGAGGAAGAGGCTCTTGAGGAGACTGAACTCGATCCGCGGACCGAATTGGTTAAACGTCTGTTGGAGTATCAGAAATATCGAGATGCCGCTATTTCTCTTGATACCCTGCCGGTTTTAGGACGGGATGTTTTTGTGAACAGTCCCCCGGAACCGGAAGGTGATGGAGAGGATGAGGCAGAATGGGAGCCTGTTGGCCTCTTTGAACTGGTCGCAGCTTTTCGGCAGTTAATACAGGACAATGGCGAGGAAACTTTTCACGAGATCAGTCGCGAGCGTCTTTCCGTAACGGACCGAATCAATCAGATTTTAACTTCCCTTAGCGAACAGAGCAGTATGGCTTTTGGTGATTTGCTAACCGGTGTTGTTAGTCGTAACGATGTGGTTGTAACCTTTCTTGCTATGTTGGAGCTGGTTAAAATGCGTCTTGCCCGGCTGATGCAGAACAGTCGGGATAGTTCCATTTGGCTTTACGCCGTTGAAGGCATCGATGGCAACTGTTTGCAACAGGATGAGACCCTTGGTTACAGTTGAGCTTAAAGCAATCATCGAAAGTTTATTACTGGTTGCCGACGGGCCGGTACAGCCGGATCGTGTTGCCCTGATCCTCGAGATCGAATTGGAGCAGGCAAAAGAACTTTTGCAGGAATTGCAAGAAGACTATGAAGGTGCCCAGCGTGGATTTTCTTTGCAGTTGGTTGATGGCGGATTTCAGTTCCGAACTCGGCCTGAATATGCCGAATGGATCCGGCGGTTTCGTAAAAGCCGGCCTTTCCGATTCTCTAGAGCTGGTCTGGAAACCCTGGCTATCGTCGCTTATCGGCAGCCTGTTACCCGCGCTGAGATCGACTATTTGCGCGGTGTCGATTCGGGTGGCGTAATAAGGACCCTTCTCGATAAACGTCTAGTACGTATCCTCGGTAAAAAGGATATCCCCGGGAAACCCCTCATTTACGGTACCAGTAGAGAATTTCTCGAATTATTCGGTTTGCGGGACTTGTCCTGCCTGCCGACCCTTAAAGAATTTAACGATCTGCCTCCGGATATGCTTGCCGATATGGAAATGTCTGATGCAGGGCAACCCCCTTTAGAAGAGGATTCGTCATCATAAACGGCGGAACTCTTCAATAATACCGAGTGCTATAAATGAAGGAACGGTTACAAAAATTGATCGCCGCTGCCGGTCTTGCATCACGGCGGCAGGCAGAGCGCTGGATCAGCGCAGGCAGGGTTACCGTCAATGGTCGGATTGCCGCTATTGGTGATCAAGCCGACGTTGAGCGTGATCGCATTGAAGTGGATGGACGACCGCTGCGACTGGAGCAGCCCAAAGTCTATCTTCTGCTGAATAAACCCAACGGTTATGTCACAACGGCCCGGGATCCTCAGGGGCGCAAGGTTGTTGCCGATCTGTTGAAGGACGTCAAAGTGCGGGTTTTTCCCGTCGGGCGCCTGGACCTCAATACAGAAGGTTTGCTGCTGTTGACCAACGACGGAGATCTGGCTGCGCGTTTAACCCATCCACGTCATCAGGTGGCTAAAACCTACCTGGTACGTGTGCGGGGCACGCTGACAGCCTCCTCCCGGCGCCGGCTCGAAGAGGGAGTGATGCTGGACGATGGTCCTACCGCTCCGGCCAAAATTGCCAAGGTGCGCTCTTCAGGAAGTCATACCTGGTTCGAGATGACCATCAGTGAAGGCCGTAACCGTCAAGTCCGAAGAATGTGTGAGGCCGTAGGGCATTCGGTAAGCCGCCTAAAGCGTGTTGGTTTGGCTTTTCTGGTTCTGGAAGGTTTGCCGGTTGGGGTATATCGCCCCTTAACGAACGGCGAGGTCAAGCGCCTCAAAAAACTGTAGATTTTTCTCAGGGCGTTTTTGCTTGTAAATGGCCTTTGTCATGTGAGATGGGAAGCACTGGAGGGGTTTGATTTAATAATGGACTCTTGTTCACCTAAAGGGGCTTGTTTGCAGGGGAAATTCATGTCCCTGTTCTTGACAGAGTGCTTGCTCCTAGTTTAAGTTAACGAGGGTATTTAATCACTTTAACCGAGTGGGTGAAGGCATTGTCTAAAAAGGAAAAACTCTTAGCGGCGGCGCAGAAAAATCTGCTTAAAGGCCAAATCGGTAAAGCTATCAAGGACTACGAAAAGATAGTGGCTATCGATGCCAACGACATTCGCAACCGGCAGAAGTTAGCGGAGCTTTACAGCCGTGACAAAATGGCGGAGATGGCCCTGGCAACCTATGAAAGTGTGGCCAAGCATTATGAGGACAATGGTTTTTTTCTAAAGGCTCTGGCGGTCTACAAGCAGATGCAGAAAGTCGATGCCTCAAAGCCCGAACTCTATCAACGCCTTGCAGAAATCAATGTCAAACAGGGATTGGTCGGGAATGCTTTGACCGAATATCACAACCTGCTCAAATTATACCGGAGCCAAGGGGAAACTGACGAAGCGTTAAAAATACTGGACCAGATGAAAGAACTGGATCCGGATAATTTAAATATCTCTTTGCAAGTGGCTGAAGCGTACAGTCAGGCTCAGCAGACAGAAAAAGCAGCGGATTGCTTGGTTGAAATCCTGCAACGCATTACTCCCGTTGCCGATTTGCAGGCTGTGGAAAACGTTCAAAAAGTTATACTTAGCAAGTGCCCAGCTACCGACTGCCCGGAATTCAATCCCGTTATGGTGGAACTGGCCAGGGCATTTCTTGCTTGTGGGCAGGCGGATCGCAGTGTTGAGTTGTTGCAAAGCGTTTTGGAAAATGACTCACAGAATACCGAGGCACTTTTGTCGTTGGCCAAGAGCTATCGTTCTCTGGCTGATCATTCAAAGGAAATATCTACCTTCGGTTCATTGCTGGAACTTGATGCGGATAATCTGAATTGGCACAAAGGGTACGCTTGTGCTCTCTTGGCTGACGGCCAAACGGAACAAGCATTGGGTGAACTCGAAAAGCTCAAGGAAGGTTTTTTCGCTGAAGGGCGCGCGGCGGATCTTAAAGAAAGTTACGAAACAATTGCAGAGCAATTGCCGGAAAATGAAAAGGCCGTTGTTTCGTTGCAGGCCATTTACGAACAGACGGGAGAAGGCGGCAAACTTTTTGATTTGATGTCTACTCAACCGGATGAAGCACCTGCAACAGAATCTATTGCTGAAGACGAGACAGCCGATTCTGTGGAACCAACCAGTTTTGGTGAACTCGATCTAGAAGATGAACCAACCACTGCTCCCGACAATCTGGAACAGTCGTCGTCCTTCGAGGTAGAGGCCGACTCGCCCGTTGAGGTTGAGGCAGCCCAGGAGAGTGGTCTCGAATTTGATGAACTAGACCTGGATGGTATCGAGTTTGGCCTCGATACAGAGTGTTCGGATGACGCAAGCACCTCCGCTGACACATTACTAGATGGGGACCTCCCTGAGTCCCCTGTTGAGGTTGCCATTGATGCGGCCGGCGAGGTCGAAGAAGCAGAGTTCTATTTTCAACAGGGCCTGCTAACCGAAGCCGCTCAAAAATGCCAGGCCTTGATAGACCGTTTAGGCGATTGTCCCCAGGCTAAGCAATTGCTTGACCGAATTGGCAAAAACGACGTCACCGGCTTAGATGCC
Protein-coding sequences here:
- a CDS encoding site-2 protease family protein, translated to MDILLVKISIMLVPGLLAIVLHEVAHGYIAERLGDPTARMLGRLTLNPFKHIDPFGLVVLFLVGFGWARPVPVNVLNFKRPRQDMVWVALAGPVTNLILAGLSALFLRLLLLMPLGASQPGGFVSSLAEPLILMAGFSLYINLLLAALNLLPVPPLDGGRVISGVLPEAQARWLARIEPFGFFILILLVFVTPLWDKALLPAVSFAAHWLAGPQAAAIQHFVPLAGS
- a CDS encoding segregation and condensation protein A; translation: MPYQIDIDTFKGPLDLLLHLIQKHEMDIYDIPIAEITAQYLATIEVMKSLNLDLAGEFLVMAATLLHIKSKMLLPRDEEEALEETELDPRTELVKRLLEYQKYRDAAISLDTLPVLGRDVFVNSPPEPEGDGEDEAEWEPVGLFELVAAFRQLIQDNGEETFHEISRERLSVTDRINQILTSLSEQSSMAFGDLLTGVVSRNDVVVTFLAMLELVKMRLARLMQNSRDSSIWLYAVEGIDGNCLQQDETLGYS
- the scpB gene encoding SMC-Scp complex subunit ScpB; this translates as MVTVELKAIIESLLLVADGPVQPDRVALILEIELEQAKELLQELQEDYEGAQRGFSLQLVDGGFQFRTRPEYAEWIRRFRKSRPFRFSRAGLETLAIVAYRQPVTRAEIDYLRGVDSGGVIRTLLDKRLVRILGKKDIPGKPLIYGTSREFLELFGLRDLSCLPTLKEFNDLPPDMLADMEMSDAGQPPLEEDSSS
- a CDS encoding pseudouridine synthase yields the protein MKERLQKLIAAAGLASRRQAERWISAGRVTVNGRIAAIGDQADVERDRIEVDGRPLRLEQPKVYLLLNKPNGYVTTARDPQGRKVVADLLKDVKVRVFPVGRLDLNTEGLLLLTNDGDLAARLTHPRHQVAKTYLVRVRGTLTASSRRRLEEGVMLDDGPTAPAKIAKVRSSGSHTWFEMTISEGRNRQVRRMCEAVGHSVSRLKRVGLAFLVLEGLPVGVYRPLTNGEVKRLKKL
- a CDS encoding tetratricopeptide repeat protein, translated to MSKKEKLLAAAQKNLLKGQIGKAIKDYEKIVAIDANDIRNRQKLAELYSRDKMAEMALATYESVAKHYEDNGFFLKALAVYKQMQKVDASKPELYQRLAEINVKQGLVGNALTEYHNLLKLYRSQGETDEALKILDQMKELDPDNLNISLQVAEAYSQAQQTEKAADCLVEILQRITPVADLQAVENVQKVILSKCPATDCPEFNPVMVELARAFLACGQADRSVELLQSVLENDSQNTEALLSLAKSYRSLADHSKEISTFGSLLELDADNLNWHKGYACALLADGQTEQALGELEKLKEGFFAEGRAADLKESYETIAEQLPENEKAVVSLQAIYEQTGEGGKLFDLMSTQPDEAPATESIAEDETADSVEPTSFGELDLEDEPTTAPDNLEQSSSFEVEADSPVEVEAAQESGLEFDELDLDGIEFGLDTECSDDASTSADTLLDGDLPESPVEVAIDAAGEVEEAEFYFQQGLLTEAAQKCQALIDRLGDCPQAKQLLDRIGKNDVTGLDAGQDKKVVATAPSGAKGPLQGLEDRERSRLDGSLSDFKKGLENQVSAEDFETHYNLGIAYKEMGLLDDAIEQFDKVMADPQRRIDCLTLKGACLVQKEAFEDAVSAFKEGLAYDALKDGERISLYYELGLLYMEWKQPLEALDSFQCVADADPFFRNVDDQIRQLRKELGLDDDSGGNPSGNGSDKNRVSYI